One genomic region from Blattabacterium cuenoti encodes:
- a CDS encoding putative LPS assembly protein LptD, protein MFHKKTQFSIFIIMLFVSIFSFFVYANEKNEKIENNDYQENNFFKDFENIIKYKSDRQEHNIKEGKSYLKGKASIEYDDIKIQADWIEFNWKNGDLHAIQKEKFVLFQQGNHQSTFSNFHFNLKSKKIEAKDFYMKSKNHMITASSIEKNDQNISLMKKITYISDPFFLKKKDSDPDFYLKTNFLKYSHFKKYIFSGPVFFYWYKVPMPIFFPFLYVPVKEFNQEHIKKDSYGMKYPKIGIQNKRIYVEDIELFFQIYNLFNFQILSSIYNTDKWKFKTRMEYKLKYSYDGFFDFNYQSISNKQHDYQFQWKHNQDSKSDSDTNFNADIHYNKNILSDKNDNETLSYLSIRKKFSNYLLFMDAYMVQQKINNNKVGIKFIIPELIFHMKNMLFNNQKNLFLRHTSIENKILIHNFVDCCHKTASFHTGFNHKMNLSTYFSFFDSYLKISPKIFYEEFYVWKFPYSCVSNLQKIDFLADLISIPFNKTLEIKKNVFLLKHQIEPAFSFYVRYFPPVFHNEKNHFEKKINFILNNDLDLQIKNTFNEYKKIKMLKNLSSSFIVDQNSIKWDNLHIVGHADLTENLGIKYKGGINFVEKKKKMKYFDFSFFWNYETNFFSAKNEYKKKGKNRYDYFLFDKKNYAKYSIPLSFKIDFHSNYENYINQKKLFNTFLSINGSINITKYWKIDIHTDYDLFKKKVMFANIIFYRDLRSFKMSFNWIPMENPSWHFFIGIKDPNLSNIIQYNEKN, encoded by the coding sequence TTGTTTCATAAAAAGACTCAGTTTTCTATTTTCATTATCATGTTATTCGTTTCTATTTTTTCGTTTTTTGTTTATGCAAATGAAAAAAATGAAAAAATAGAAAATAACGATTATCAAGAAAATAATTTTTTTAAAGACTTTGAAAACATTATAAAATATAAATCAGATAGACAAGAACATAATATAAAAGAAGGGAAATCCTATCTAAAAGGAAAAGCTTCTATAGAATATGATGATATAAAAATTCAAGCAGATTGGATTGAATTTAATTGGAAAAATGGAGATTTGCACGCAATTCAAAAAGAAAAATTTGTCCTTTTCCAACAAGGAAATCATCAATCCACTTTCAGTAATTTTCACTTCAATTTGAAGAGCAAAAAAATAGAAGCAAAAGATTTTTATATGAAAAGTAAAAATCACATGATTACAGCAAGCAGCATTGAAAAAAATGATCAAAATATAAGTTTAATGAAAAAAATTACATATATATCAGATCCTTTTTTTCTAAAAAAGAAAGACAGCGATCCTGACTTTTATTTGAAAACAAATTTTTTAAAATATTCTCATTTTAAGAAATATATTTTTTCTGGTCCAGTTTTTTTTTATTGGTATAAAGTTCCGATGCCCATATTTTTTCCTTTTTTATATGTTCCTGTAAAAGAGTTTAATCAGGAACATATAAAAAAGGATTCTTATGGAATGAAATATCCAAAAATTGGAATTCAAAATAAAAGGATTTATGTGGAAGATATAGAATTATTTTTTCAAATTTACAATTTATTTAATTTTCAAATATTAAGTTCTATATATAACACAGATAAATGGAAATTTAAAACAAGAATGGAATATAAATTGAAATATTCCTATGATGGTTTTTTTGATTTCAATTATCAATCTATCTCAAATAAACAACATGATTATCAATTTCAATGGAAACATAATCAAGATTCAAAATCAGATTCTGATACAAATTTTAATGCAGACATTCATTATAATAAAAATATACTATCCGACAAAAATGACAACGAAACTCTTTCATATTTAAGTATAAGAAAAAAATTTTCTAATTATTTATTGTTTATGGATGCTTATATGGTACAACAAAAAATAAACAATAATAAGGTGGGAATAAAATTTATAATTCCAGAATTGATTTTTCATATGAAAAATATGCTCTTCAATAATCAAAAAAACTTATTTTTGCGTCATACAAGCATAGAAAATAAAATATTGATTCATAATTTTGTGGATTGTTGTCATAAAACAGCATCCTTTCATACTGGATTCAATCACAAAATGAATCTTTCTACTTATTTTTCTTTTTTCGATTCTTATTTGAAAATTTCACCTAAAATTTTTTATGAGGAATTTTATGTATGGAAATTTCCTTACTCCTGCGTTTCAAATTTGCAAAAAATAGATTTTTTAGCAGACCTGATATCTATCCCATTCAATAAGACTTTAGAAATCAAAAAAAATGTTTTTTTATTGAAACATCAAATAGAACCTGCGTTTTCTTTCTATGTTAGGTACTTTCCTCCTGTTTTTCATAATGAAAAAAATCATTTTGAAAAAAAAATAAACTTTATATTAAATAATGATTTGGATCTTCAAATAAAAAACACATTTAATGAATATAAAAAAATAAAAATGCTTAAAAATTTGAGTTCATCATTTATTGTCGATCAAAATTCTATCAAATGGGACAATTTACATATTGTCGGTCATGCTGATTTGACAGAAAATTTAGGGATAAAATATAAAGGGGGCATAAATTTTGTTGAAAAAAAGAAGAAAATGAAGTATTTTGATTTTTCTTTTTTTTGGAATTATGAAACTAATTTTTTCTCTGCAAAAAATGAATATAAAAAAAAAGGAAAAAATCGTTATGATTACTTTCTTTTTGATAAAAAAAATTATGCAAAGTATTCAATTCCATTGTCTTTTAAAATTGACTTTCATTCTAATTATGAAAACTATATCAATCAAAAAAAATTGTTTAACACTTTTTTAAGCATAAATGGATCTATAAATATTACAAAATATTGGAAAATTGATATTCATACAGATTATGATCTATTTAAAAAAAAGGTAATGTTTGCTAATATTATTTTTTATAGAGATTTAAGAAGTTTTAAGATGAGTTTTAATTGGATTCCTATGGAAAATCCTTCTTGGCATTTTTTTATTGGGATTAAAGATCCAAATTTGAGTAATATTATACAGTATAATGAAAAAAACTAA
- a CDS encoding OstA-like protein gives MKYCFLFFFFILFLNQAHSDNIQLFHADLIQKNDHNDFIFLIGNVHFKYKKYHLFCDQAIYHKKNNRLYGSGNVQLQSEKNKIISKKIYIEDNFSHFKLSGGVILSIERIKLIADTINYDLRKKLLKAVNNVVFLFKKLKLTTNMLEYDLNRNKIFYKKNSIIYYDDYTIHSKEGFFSPNEEKAELKDGIKLVSKNYTVHAEVLEYFFKQNKINFNRSAVIRQNDKSDNFIYVKKALFLIQKKIFLLEKYISIHYNEKIIKGKYLFFDQKKKYGFIRNFLLEDLKKKYFLMGGYGKFDFNNDSLILKENPKIVRISKKNSFLIYSDILKINLKKNSAYSIQAFSVKSFFLNESIQGRCSVLNYESSNDYIQFDGDPIFWFQNYQITGKSIHIFFLEKNEYFLKSINIKNASYIEKINSKEFNQVEGDIMIGFFNEKNILEKIFVQGNINSIIFLYPKKLINKSSCGILSLYLDREKKIRDISCVEQAYSELIPISEKTPNKFLFLPKFSWKEKEKPNGYKNIFVYKEIKKYRKENHLEQEEIKKIIKK, from the coding sequence GTGAAATATTGCTTTTTATTCTTTTTTTTTATTTTATTCCTAAATCAAGCACATTCTGATAATATACAGCTTTTTCATGCTGATTTAATACAAAAAAATGATCATAATGATTTTATTTTTTTAATAGGAAATGTTCATTTTAAATATAAAAAATATCATCTTTTTTGTGATCAGGCTATTTATCATAAAAAAAACAATAGATTGTATGGTTCTGGAAATGTCCAATTACAATCAGAAAAAAATAAAATAATTTCTAAAAAAATATATATAGAAGATAATTTCTCTCATTTCAAACTATCAGGTGGAGTAATTTTATCTATAGAAAGGATCAAATTAATAGCTGATACAATCAACTATGATTTAAGAAAAAAATTACTTAAAGCTGTTAATAATGTAGTTTTTCTTTTTAAGAAGTTAAAGCTAACCACAAATATGTTAGAATATGATTTAAACCGAAATAAAATTTTTTATAAAAAAAATAGTATCATTTACTATGATGATTATACTATACATAGTAAAGAAGGTTTTTTTTCTCCTAATGAAGAAAAGGCAGAATTAAAAGATGGAATTAAATTGGTTAGTAAAAACTATACTGTACATGCTGAGGTGTTGGAATATTTTTTTAAACAAAATAAAATAAATTTTAATCGTTCTGCTGTTATCAGACAAAATGATAAGTCAGATAACTTTATCTATGTTAAAAAAGCATTGTTTCTTATTCAAAAAAAAATATTTCTATTAGAAAAATATATTAGTATTCATTATAACGAAAAAATTATAAAAGGAAAATATTTGTTTTTTGATCAAAAAAAAAAATATGGATTTATTAGAAATTTTTTACTAGAAGATTTAAAGAAAAAATATTTTTTGATGGGTGGATATGGAAAGTTTGATTTTAATAATGATTCTTTGATTTTAAAAGAAAATCCAAAAATCGTAAGAATATCAAAAAAAAATTCTTTTCTTATTTATTCAGACATTTTAAAGATAAATTTAAAAAAAAATTCTGCATATTCAATTCAAGCTTTTTCTGTTAAAAGTTTTTTTTTGAATGAGTCTATTCAAGGAAGATGCAGTGTTTTGAATTATGAATCTTCAAATGATTACATTCAATTTGATGGAGATCCTATTTTTTGGTTTCAAAACTACCAAATAACCGGTAAATCCATCCATATTTTTTTTCTAGAAAAAAATGAATATTTTTTGAAATCCATAAATATAAAAAATGCTTCTTATATAGAAAAAATAAATTCGAAAGAATTTAATCAAGTAGAAGGAGATATCATGATTGGTTTTTTTAATGAAAAAAATATTTTAGAAAAAATTTTCGTTCAAGGAAATATTAATAGCATTATTTTTCTTTATCCTAAGAAGTTAATAAATAAATCTTCTTGTGGTATCCTCTCATTATATTTAGATAGAGAAAAAAAAATAAGGGATATTTCTTGTGTAGAACAGGCTTATTCAGAATTAATTCCTATATCTGAAAAAACTCCCAATAAATTTCTTTTTCTTCCCAAATTTTCTTGGAAAGAAAAAGAAAAACCCAATGGATATAAAAACATTTTTGTGTACAAAGAAATAAAAAAATACAGAAAAGAAAATCATTTAGAACAAGAAGAAATAAAAAAAATAATAAAAAAATAG
- the mrdA gene encoding penicillin-binding protein 2 encodes MKKLYKFYILLSSIGLVFIIRLFFIQIYTEKYILNAFNTSIKQEIIIPERGSIFDRNENLLVFNKFIYELIVIPIFIDEHFNIIEFCNLVGIEKKTFSKNLEKAKAYSKYLPSVFLPFISKEKFATIQEKLYKYKGFDWTKRSLRDYKVESSANVLGYIGEVTQKDIKKESNYYQMGDFIGWAGVEKSYEKILRGKKGIKYWVRDRKGCIIGNYNNRRNDIKAVSGNDISLTIDWNLQEYAEQLMYQKKGGIVAINPKNGEILSLVSSPINNPNLFVGINRSKEFKKLMRDTIDNPLFDRTTQARYPPASPFKLLTELAGLQMGVVDSNTTFICYKGFKYGKKRIHCHSGIHGLPIGVETAVAVSCNNYFAQVYKRVIEKYPKNLTRGVNEWSEIIKSFGFGNYLYNDLATGEKGVIPSGDYYNKKYGGTTKWNAITIISNSIGQGEINVTPIQLANMVCAIANKGFFYTPHIVKRINHQPISNPNYTKAKHTKVKSKYFDLIINGMEKVFIIGTGKSFKSSDIRMAGKTGTAQNFLKINNHKIVSLPDHSVFILFAPVEDPKIAISVIIENGGFGSRWAGPIASLIAEKYINNDVHRKNLEKKIMTSGLQKIYDSIAKMKKFNNSYTKSSFDKKK; translated from the coding sequence TTGAAAAAATTATATAAGTTTTACATTTTATTAAGTTCTATAGGTTTGGTTTTTATAATTAGATTATTTTTTATACAAATATATACGGAAAAGTATATTCTGAATGCTTTTAATACTTCAATAAAACAAGAAATAATTATTCCTGAAAGAGGATCTATTTTTGATAGAAATGAAAATTTATTGGTTTTCAATAAATTTATTTATGAATTAATAGTTATTCCAATTTTTATAGATGAACATTTCAATATTATAGAATTTTGTAATCTTGTAGGAATTGAAAAAAAAACTTTTTCTAAAAATTTAGAAAAAGCAAAAGCTTATTCTAAATATTTACCATCTGTTTTTCTTCCTTTTATATCAAAAGAAAAATTTGCGACCATACAAGAAAAACTTTATAAATATAAAGGATTTGATTGGACAAAACGTTCTCTTAGAGATTACAAAGTAGAAAGTTCAGCCAATGTTTTGGGATATATAGGAGAGGTGACTCAAAAAGATATTAAAAAAGAATCTAATTATTATCAAATGGGAGATTTTATTGGTTGGGCTGGAGTGGAAAAATCTTATGAAAAAATTCTGAGAGGAAAAAAGGGAATAAAATATTGGGTTAGAGATAGAAAAGGTTGTATTATAGGGAATTACAATAATAGAAGAAATGATATCAAAGCTGTTAGTGGAAATGATATTTCTTTAACTATAGATTGGAATTTGCAAGAATACGCGGAACAACTTATGTATCAAAAAAAAGGAGGAATAGTCGCTATTAATCCTAAAAATGGAGAAATTTTATCATTGGTGTCTAGTCCTATTAATAATCCTAATTTATTTGTAGGAATTAATCGTTCTAAAGAATTTAAAAAATTAATGAGAGATACTATAGATAATCCTTTATTTGATAGAACTACACAAGCTCGTTATCCTCCAGCTTCTCCATTTAAATTACTTACAGAATTAGCTGGTCTTCAAATGGGAGTGGTGGATTCCAATACTACATTCATATGTTATAAAGGATTTAAGTATGGAAAAAAAAGAATTCATTGCCATTCTGGAATTCATGGATTACCTATAGGAGTAGAAACAGCTGTTGCTGTTTCTTGCAATAATTATTTTGCACAAGTTTATAAACGTGTTATTGAAAAATATCCTAAAAATTTAACAAGAGGAGTTAATGAATGGAGTGAGATTATCAAAAGTTTTGGTTTTGGAAATTATTTGTATAATGATTTAGCAACAGGAGAAAAAGGAGTCATCCCTTCAGGAGATTATTACAATAAAAAATATGGTGGAACTACAAAATGGAATGCTATTACTATTATTTCCAATAGTATAGGACAAGGAGAAATCAATGTTACTCCTATTCAATTAGCTAATATGGTTTGTGCTATAGCGAATAAGGGCTTTTTCTATACTCCACATATTGTAAAACGCATAAATCATCAACCTATATCTAATCCGAATTATACTAAAGCTAAACATACTAAAGTAAAAAGTAAATATTTTGATTTAATTATTAATGGAATGGAAAAAGTTTTTATAATTGGAACAGGAAAGAGTTTTAAATCATCTGATATTAGAATGGCTGGAAAAACAGGAACTGCTCAGAATTTCCTTAAAATTAATAACCATAAAATAGTTTCTTTACCTGATCATTCTGTTTTTATATTATTTGCTCCTGTAGAAGATCCTAAAATTGCTATTTCTGTTATAATAGAAAATGGAGGTTTTGGATCTCGTTGGGCTGGTCCTATTGCTAGTCTTATTGCGGAAAAGTACATAAATAATGATGTACATAGGAAAAATTTGGAAAAAAAAATAATGACTTCAGGATTGCAGAAAATATACGATTCCATAGCAAAAATGAAAAAATTCAATAATTCTTATACAAAAAGTTCTTTTGATAAAAAGAAATAA
- a CDS encoding FtsW/RodA/SpoVE family cell cycle protein: MIKRNKILLKNIDWGIITIYIFMIFFGCMNLYSVSSEKAEKQLIWILLSFVFIFFVFLFKPIHYKYFTPFFFLFTLFLLVGVFFFGKNVNGSKSWYVFGPISFQPSELAKISTSLMVAHLMSQDNIKNKKVLFYTCIILILPTFLIFIQPDPGSSIVFSSFLLTLYREGLSI; the protein is encoded by the coding sequence TTGATAAAAAGAAATAAAATATTATTAAAAAATATAGACTGGGGAATCATAACAATTTATATTTTCATGATTTTTTTTGGATGTATGAATTTGTATTCCGTTTCTTCTGAAAAAGCAGAAAAACAATTAATATGGATTTTGTTAAGTTTTGTTTTCATATTTTTTGTTTTTTTATTTAAACCCATTCACTATAAATATTTTACCCCATTTTTCTTTTTATTTACGTTATTTCTTTTGGTTGGAGTGTTTTTTTTTGGAAAAAACGTAAATGGATCAAAATCTTGGTACGTTTTTGGACCTATTAGTTTTCAACCTTCTGAATTAGCTAAAATATCTACATCTTTAATGGTAGCTCATTTGATGAGTCAAGATAATATTAAAAATAAAAAAGTATTATTCTATACATGTATTATATTGATATTGCCTACTTTTTTAATATTTATCCAACCTGATCCAGGTTCTTCTATAGTTTTTTCTTCTTTTCTTTTAACTTTATATAGAGAAGGATTATCTATTTT
- the folK gene encoding 2-amino-4-hydroxy-6-hydroxymethyldihydropteridine diphosphokinase translates to MKEHHVFLLQGSNKKNRKEYLDQSLILISQKIGKVLKKSSYFESEAWNMKNSPSFYNRVLYVKTSHSPISLLENILNIEFLIGRKKNHNNHTGEYKNREIDIDILFYDHIIISSSILTIPHPLLHMRKFVLEPMCEISPNKSHPIFNLTILEILGVCTDKLNVKKKLLN, encoded by the coding sequence TTGAAGGAACATCATGTCTTTTTGTTACAAGGTAGTAATAAAAAAAATCGTAAAGAATATTTGGATCAATCTTTAATTTTGATATCTCAAAAGATTGGAAAAGTTCTTAAAAAATCTTCATATTTTGAAAGCGAAGCATGGAACATGAAAAATTCGCCTTCTTTTTATAATAGAGTTTTATATGTAAAGACTAGTCATTCTCCTATTAGTCTTTTAGAAAATATTTTGAATATAGAATTTCTAATAGGAAGAAAAAAGAATCATAATAATCATACAGGAGAATATAAAAATAGAGAAATAGATATAGATATTTTATTTTATGATCATATCATTATATCTAGTTCTATTTTGACTATTCCACATCCTCTATTGCATATGAGAAAATTTGTTTTAGAACCTATGTGTGAAATTAGCCCAAATAAAAGTCATCCCATATTTAATTTGACGATTTTAGAGATATTAGGAGTGTGCACAGATAAGTTAAATGTAAAAAAAAAATTACTGAACTAA
- the rodA gene encoding rod shape-determining protein RodA: FVSFSSVSIFSPFFSQKFLKQHHRDRINILFQNEFDRKYRDNVGYNLLYSKTAIGSGKFFGKGYQKGTVTKGKFVPEQHTDYIFCTVGEEWGFIGSVILIIFYLLFICRIYFLSERQKDVFGRIFGYSVGNIILTHFVINLGMVMGLFPTIGIVLPFFSYGGSSLWSFTILLFIFVRIDASDQTSFI; this comes from the coding sequence TTTGTAAGCTTTTCTTCTGTTTCCATTTTTTCTCCATTTTTTTCTCAAAAATTTTTGAAACAACATCATAGAGATAGAATTAATATTCTATTTCAAAATGAATTTGATAGAAAATACAGAGATAATGTAGGATATAATTTATTATATTCAAAAACAGCTATTGGTTCTGGAAAATTTTTTGGAAAAGGATATCAAAAAGGGACTGTTACAAAAGGAAAATTTGTGCCTGAACAACATACTGATTATATTTTTTGTACTGTAGGAGAAGAATGGGGGTTCATAGGGAGTGTCATTTTAATTATATTTTATTTACTCTTTATTTGTCGTATTTATTTCTTATCTGAAAGACAAAAAGATGTTTTTGGAAGAATTTTTGGATATTCAGTTGGAAATATTATTTTGACCCATTTTGTCATTAATTTAGGGATGGTGATGGGTCTTTTTCCTACAATAGGAATCGTTTTGCCTTTTTTCAGTTATGGAGGATCATCTCTTTGGTCATTTACTATTTTATTATTTATATTTGTAAGGATAGATGCATCAGATCAGACTAGCTTTATATAG
- a CDS encoding Rid family detoxifying hydrolase, producing MISKKFSIEKIPSYGPYSTCVLVGFFLFVSGQIAVDPKTGKLISDSIEMETRKIMENLKIILSENGIGFQNVIKTSIFVKNMNHLSKINDVYSDFFHEGNYPARETIQVSGLPKNANIEISLIACKN from the coding sequence ATGATCTCAAAAAAATTTTCAATAGAAAAAATTCCATCTTATGGACCATATAGCACATGTGTTCTTGTGGGTTTTTTTTTATTTGTTTCTGGACAAATAGCTGTGGATCCAAAAACTGGAAAATTAATTTCCGATTCTATAGAAATGGAAACAAGGAAAATAATGGAAAATCTGAAAATTATTCTTTCAGAAAATGGAATAGGGTTTCAAAATGTTATTAAGACTTCTATTTTTGTAAAAAATATGAATCATCTTTCTAAAATAAATGATGTATATTCCGACTTTTTTCATGAAGGAAATTACCCAGCTAGAGAAACTATTCAAGTTTCTGGATTACCAAAAAATGCTAATATAGAAATATCTTTGATTGCATGCAAAAATTAG
- a CDS encoding rod shape-determining protein has protein sequence MGLIIDFMKNLFSQEIAIDLGTANTLIMHNNKVIVDLPSIIAIDVRTKKVLAVGEEAKQMQGKTHENIKIYKPLKDGVIADYQVAELMIREFIKKVPGINNRFFTPSLTMVICIPSGITEVEKRAVKDSAQHLNAKEVYLIEEPMAAAIGSGISVTKAEGNMIIDIGGGTTECGVIALGGIVCQKSIKTAGDVFTNDIAYFLRSKYNLYIGERTAEKIKIDIGAAMESIEPPPDDIHIQGRDLPTGKPKEMNLSYKETIPALDKSILRIEDAVMETLSRTPPELAADVYKTGIYMAGGGSLLRGLDKRISKKTGLSVSLVDDPLRAVVKGTGVALKNIDKFTFLMK, from the coding sequence ATGGGATTAATAATAGATTTTATGAAAAACCTCTTTAGTCAAGAGATTGCCATAGATTTAGGAACAGCAAATACACTTATTATGCATAATAATAAAGTGATAGTGGATTTACCTTCAATAATAGCTATAGATGTAAGAACAAAAAAAGTATTAGCTGTCGGAGAGGAAGCAAAACAAATGCAAGGAAAAACACATGAAAACATTAAAATCTATAAACCATTAAAAGACGGAGTTATTGCGGATTATCAAGTAGCTGAACTTATGATAAGAGAATTTATAAAGAAAGTACCAGGTATAAATAATAGATTTTTTACTCCATCATTAACAATGGTAATTTGTATTCCATCCGGAATCACAGAAGTAGAAAAAAGAGCAGTCAAAGATTCTGCTCAACATCTAAATGCCAAAGAAGTTTATCTTATTGAAGAGCCTATGGCCGCTGCTATAGGTTCTGGAATTTCAGTTACCAAAGCAGAAGGAAATATGATTATTGATATAGGTGGAGGAACTACAGAATGTGGAGTCATTGCTCTAGGAGGAATTGTTTGTCAAAAATCCATAAAAACAGCTGGAGATGTTTTTACTAATGACATCGCTTATTTTCTTCGTTCCAAATACAATTTGTATATTGGTGAAAGAACTGCAGAAAAAATAAAAATAGATATAGGGGCAGCAATGGAATCAATTGAACCGCCTCCTGATGATATTCATATACAAGGTAGAGATCTACCTACAGGAAAACCAAAAGAAATGAATCTTTCTTATAAAGAAACTATTCCGGCTCTTGATAAATCAATTTTACGAATAGAGGATGCTGTGATGGAAACTCTTTCAAGAACGCCACCAGAACTTGCAGCAGATGTTTATAAAACAGGAATCTATATGGCTGGGGGGGGATCTCTTTTGAGAGGATTGGATAAAAGAATATCTAAAAAAACGGGACTTTCTGTCTCTTTAGTAGATGATCCTTTAAGAGCTGTAGTTAAAGGAACAGGTGTTGCATTGAAAAATATTGATAAATTTACATTCTTAATGAAATAG
- the mreC gene encoding rod shape-determining protein MreC — protein MREFFSFLLKWRFFIFFFLLECTAIFLSFSNSKLHQYIYDGSSNFMIGKIYETIYKLRSYFLLEIENKKLLNENKKLRNAYIFYKIKKISKDFKEEDVNYLQQYIFTPVKIINNSIHEQENYITINKGSIDGIKPDMGIILSDGIAGIIIKTSPHFSIAISLLNPKIKVNARLKKNKYFGTLSWDGLDHEYVVLYDIPRHSTIHKGDIVETDGKSATFPEGIELGKVFSYKFDEEHANYIIKVKLMANFSTIENAYVVKNLFKKEWNDVQLYKVENK, from the coding sequence ATGCGTGAATTTTTTAGTTTTCTTTTGAAATGGCGTTTTTTTATTTTCTTTTTTCTACTAGAATGTACAGCTATTTTTCTTTCTTTTTCAAATTCCAAACTTCATCAATATATTTACGACGGTTCTTCCAATTTCATGATTGGAAAGATTTATGAAACCATTTACAAGTTACGTAGTTATTTTTTATTAGAAATTGAAAATAAAAAATTGTTAAATGAAAACAAGAAATTACGCAATGCTTACATATTTTATAAAATAAAAAAAATATCTAAAGATTTCAAAGAAGAAGATGTAAACTATTTACAACAATATATTTTTACTCCCGTAAAAATTATAAATAACAGTATTCATGAGCAGGAAAATTACATAACTATAAATAAAGGGAGTATAGATGGAATTAAACCTGATATGGGGATTATATTATCTGATGGAATTGCAGGAATTATTATAAAAACATCTCCCCATTTTAGTATCGCTATTTCTCTTTTAAATCCAAAAATTAAAGTAAATGCTAGACTGAAAAAAAATAAATATTTTGGAACTCTAAGTTGGGATGGACTAGATCACGAATATGTAGTTTTGTATGATATTCCTAGACACTCCACAATACATAAAGGAGATATAGTGGAAACAGATGGAAAATCTGCTACTTTTCCTGAAGGAATCGAACTTGGAAAAGTTTTCTCCTATAAATTTGATGAAGAACATGCTAATTATATTATAAAAGTAAAATTGATGGCTAATTTTTCTACTATAGAAAACGCTTATGTTGTAAAAAATTTATTTAAAAAAGAGTGGAATGATGTTCAACTTTATAAAGTTGAAAATAAATAA